The region ATACTGTTAATATAGGTCCTGACAGGCGTTCACTTTACGATGTTCTGACCAAAGGAATTAAGTCCGGAAGAATAACCGAAGTTTATACTGATAGTTATTTTAATACCAAAAAATCAATAAAAGATATCGAAGGTTCTCTTTCCCGAATTGATACAACAGACGCAGGAAGAGAGCTTATTAATCAATATCCTGATGATTACAGATCACGTGTTGTCAAGAAAAAAGTAGTTACAGGTAAAGGCAAAAATAAAAACGTTTCTTATGTTGAAGAAACCGTTGGGCCAACCAGAAGCGTTCCTGCCGAATATATTTTGAAACAAGATCTTACTGCTGCAGACGTTAACTTGTATAAAATTAAAGGATTCTGGTATTTTGATAAACGTCAGAGTGAATTAAAATATCGCTTACTTGGGATTTGTCCGGTAACTCCTGATGTGTATACGATGAATAGTGACGAAAAAGATTATATAGAATTGTTTTGGGTTTTCTTCCCCAATGCTCGTGATGTATTGCACGAAGCGAAAGCTTTTAATGATCAAAATTCGGCACTTCCTATATCATTCGATCAGATTTTGAATTCCAGAAGGTTTAATTCAGTTATTTATAAAGAAGAAAACGTTTATGGAGATCGTGAGATTAAAGATTACATTAAGGATAATGCACAAAGTCAGTTGCTGGAATCAGAACGTGTAAAAGAGAAGATCCGTAATTTCGAAGAAGACATGTGGAATTACTAAGTAAAGGATTCAATTATAAAAGAAACTCTTGCTACCTTTGTAGGAAGAGTTTTTTCATTTTATTTATACTGCACAATGCTTGATTATTTAATCGTCGGATCTGGATTGGCCGGAATTTCTTTCGCCGAAGTTGCCCTTAAAAACAATAAATCTATTTTACTTATAGATGACAAATCCCAAAATTCATCCAGAATTGCGGGAGGCTTGTATAATCCGGTTATCCTGAAGCGTTTCAGTGAAGTGTGGAATGCTAAAGAACATTTGGTTCTAATGAATGAATTCTATGATCAGGTTGAAGATAAACTAAAGGAAAAATTCAATTATAAAATGCCAATTCTTCGAAAGTTTTTTTCAATTGAAGAACAAAATAATTGGTTTGCGGCTTCAGATAAAATAAATTTGGCTCCTTTTTTATCCACCAAATTAATTACTAAAAAGTATCAGGGTATTGATTCTCCCCATAATTATGGAGAAGTACTGCACACCGGTTATGTGAAAACCGGACAGTTATTAGAAAGCTACAAAGCTTATTTAAAAGATAATAATTTACTTCTGGAAGAATCTTTCCATAGTTCTTTTCTGGAAATTTTGGATTCAGGAATTCAGTATAAAAACATTAAAGCCCGCCATATCATATTTGCTGAGGGTTTTGGGATGCTTAAAAATCCTTATTTTAACTATCTTCCTTTGGATGGAACAAAAGGGGAGTTGTTTTTAATAAAAGCGCCTGATTTAAAATTAGATCTGATTGTGAATACAAGTGTCTTCATTTTACCGGTAGGAGGCAATTTGTATAAAGTTGGTGCAACTTATAACTGGCATGATAAAACCGATCTTCCGACAGAAGAAGGAAAACAGGAGTTGGTAGACCGCATAAAAGAAATTATTACCTGTGATTTTGAAATCGTAAAACATTTTGCAGGAGTAAGACCTACAGTCGCAGATAGAAGACCTCTAATAGGTACTCATGAAGCATACAGTTCCATTCATGTCCTTAACGGATTAGGAACACGAGGTGTAATGCTTGGACCGGCATTAGCAAAAATGCTGTATGAACATATCGAAAACGGAACTCCTATAGACCGTGAGGCCGATATTAAACGATTCCATAAAAGATATTTAAAATCTATTACTTCCGACCGGCATTAGGATCATAAGAAACGAACATATTAATGTATAAGTTTCTGGATAGTCGAAGTACGAAAGGAAATAAAATGATCAAAGTCAAAATAATGGCAATAAAAGCCTGCTCAATAGAAGCTCCGAAAAAAACAAAAGAGACTATAAAGGCAGCAATTCCTACTGCGACATTCAATCCGTAGCTAACATACATTGCACCATAAAAGAATGACGGTTCAATTTGATATTTGAATCCGCAATGGCTGCAGTTTTCATTCATTTTTAGAACTTTACTCAAATGAAGCGGATTTTTGTCTTCATACATGCTTTCATTTTGGCATTTTGGACAACTTCCTGTTAAAATACTATTTAGTTTCGATCCTTTTTTTAACATTTGCAAAAAATTTAATCAAAGGTACGATTTTTCAACCTTTACTGCTGATAACATTAGTTATAAATTATGCTTAATATACACAATCTTTCCGTTTCTTTTGGAGGAACCTATTTATTTGAAGAAGTAACTTTCCGTTTAGGAGCTGGCGACCGCGTTGGTCTTGTCGGTAAAAACGGCGCTGGTAAATCTACCATGCTAAAAATGTTAGCAGGAGATTTTAAACCGGATTCCGGAGTTATTTCTCAGGAGAAAGATATTAAAATGGGTTTCCTGCGTCAGGATATTGATTTTGAACAGGGAAGAACGGTTTTGGAAGAAGCTTATGAGGCTTTTACTGAAATCAAAGTTGTAGAAAAGAAGCTAGAGGAAATCAATCATCAATTGGTTACCAGAACCGATTATGAGAGCGAAGAATATGCTAAAATCATCGAAGATTTATCTGATTACACACATCGTTTTGAGCTTTTAGGTGGTTATAACTATGTTGGAGATACAGAAAAAATTCTTTTAGGGTTAGGTTTTAAAAGAGAAGTTTTTAATAACCAAACCGAAACATTTTCTGGTGGATGGAGAATGCGTATCGAATTGGCAAAATTACTGTTGCAGTCGAATGATGTATTACTTCTGGATGAGCCAACCAACCACTTGGATATCGAAAGTATTATTTGGTTGGAAAATTTCCTTCGTAATTATCCTGGAGTAGTTGTGATTGTGTCACACGATAAAATGTTCTTGGATAATGTTACCAATAGAACCATCGAAATTTCTTTAGGAAAAGCATACGATTTCAATAAACCGTATTCTCAGTATTTAGAATTGCGTCATGAAATTCGTGAAAAACAATTGGCGACTCAAAAAAATCAGCAGAAGAAGATTGAGGAAACAGAAAAATTAATCGAGAAATTCCGTGCCAAGGCTTCAAAGGCTTCGATGGCGCAGTCGTTGATTAAAAAATTAGATAAAGTAGAAAGAATTGAAGTTGATGAAGACGACAATTCTGTAATGAATATTTCTTTTCCTGTTTCAAAAGAACCAGGAAAAGTAGTAATCGAAGCTGAAGATGTAACCAAAGCCTACGGCGATAAAACGATTCTGAAAGACATTAGTTTATTAGTCGAAAGAGGAAGTAAAATTGCCTTTGTTGGACAAAACGGACAAGGAAAATCGACTTTTATCAAAGCTTTGGTAAATGAATTTGAATACGAAGGCAATATCAAATTGGGTCATAATGTACAATTAGGATATTTTGCCCAAAATCAGGCAGAACATTTGGACGGAGAAATTACGCTTCTTCAAACTATGGAAGATGCCGCAACCGACACCAATCGTATGAAAGTACGTGATATGTTGGGAGCATTTTTATTCCGCGGAGACGATGTAGAGAAAAAAGTAAAAGTACTATCGGGAGGAGAACGTAACCGTTTGGCGCTTTGTAAGCTATTATTACAGCCAATTAATGTTCTGCTGATGGATGAGCCTACAAACCACTTAGATATTAAGTCTAAGAACGTTTTAAAGGCCGCGCTTCAAAAATTTGGAGGAACTTTGTTGTTAGTTTCTCACGACAGGGATTTTCTTCAGGGAATGTCTAATATTGTTTATGAATTCAAAGATCAAAAAATCAGAGAATATTTAGGTGATATCAACTTTTTCCTGGAACAGCGTAATATGGAAAATATGCGTGAAGTAGAGAAAAAAGATGTGGTAAAAAATGCACCAGCTGCAAAAGAAAAAGAAGCAAGCAAATTATCTTATGAAGACCAGAAAAAAGGAAAATCACTTCAAAACAGATTAAGTAAAATCGAGAGTCAGATTCAGCAATTAGAAAAACAGATTCAGCACGACGATAAAATGCTGGAAACTAATTACGACAAACATATCGAAGACGCCTCGTTTTTTACGGCTTACAATAAAAAGAAACAAGATTTAGAACAATTATTAATCGACTGGGAAGTTGTTTCAGAAGAGATTGACAGTTTTAATGGTTAAGCTTTTTTTAGTTTTCAGTCGTAGTCGCGGTTTTCAGTTGTATACTATACGTGAAAAAACCTTTGTCGTAATTTCAATATTGGCAAAGGTTTTTAAGTTTTCAGGAGCTGATCCAGCTTTCCGCTTCATCCCGATAGCTATCGGGACGTAAAAAAAGCAAAGTTTCTAATGTTCTAAAAAGAGCCTCCGTTGGTCGCTTTTTTAGAACAAGAAACTTTTGCTTTTTTTATTCCGGGCTTTCCGCTTCAATCTGGGCTAAAAGAGTTTTAAGTTCTTTTTTTAGGGTTTAATTTTTCCTCACAGTATGTCATCCTGACGAAGGAAGGATTTCCGCAAGTAGCTCGACAAAGATTTGCTGCGAGAGGGATGGGAGCTGGCTACCGAAGTAGCGCGGACAGCCCGACAGCATTAGGGAAAGTGGGCGAATAAAGACAAAGTAGGATAGCCCGCTTTTTCTAATGCTGTCTCGCCCAAATGATTTTTAAAAACTACCTAATAATTCCAATAGATTTTGAATGTTCTATTGCTTTGCTGCTTTCTTTAAAATAGCAAACAGAAACATTTAGGCTTTCTAGGTTTTTTAGAATTTTTTGGACTTCACTTTTTGGTGATTTACCAGTTTGCCTAATGTAAACTGCAATTACAGTAACGGGAAATATTTTGCAGATTCGCTCATATAAAATAGGATCGTGCTGTGAATCATCGCCCAGTAAAACATATTTTAAGGTTGGGTAAAACTCAACAACATGTTTGATTTTCTGGAATTTATGATCGTGGCTTCCTCTACCGCTCATAAAAAAATCGGTAATTCCTCTTCTAATGTCTTTCAGGAGAATTACTGCTTTTGGAAGTTTATGGATTTTGGTAAATTTTGCAATGAAACGGTATAAGTTCCATTCACTGCTGGAAATGTAAAAAAAAGCATTTTCTTCTTCGGGTTTGTCTCTTCCTGCCTGACTTAAAGCTTGATAATGAGTGACAACATCTTTGAAAACTTTACGATCGTTTACATTCTTAAAAAGCAAAATATAAAGTTTTCGGAAAAAGTTTTTGGTGTGCGAAATCAAAAAAGTATCATCAATATCAGAAATAATTCCGAGTTTCCCTTTGTGGGGACGTATAAAGCTGCCTTTGCAAACTGTAGTTTGATTATTGTATTTTAGACTTACTTCGTAAGACATCCATCCAAAATGGGTTTCTTTTTCGAGCGGAATACAGAAATTGAAATAACCGTCGTCTAAAGTTTTGGTATGAATGATTTCGTTGTTATGATGAAGATAAACATCAAAATTTTTAATCGTTTTAATTCTGAATAATTTCAGAATTGAAGTGGCATTTTTTATTTTTTTTCTTTCAAAATCGTAATTGTGTTCTTTTTTCAAAACGTGCCCCATCACAATTAATTCTTGCTCATTTGCATAACCGCGATATAATTGTAAAATTGGTTTCATTAATTACGTATATTTAGGTAACTGTAAATTACTTAATTTAATTGGTTTTAAAAATAAAATTTTGAAAAAGAATATACTATTTGTCGTAAATCCAATATCGGGAGATTTGGATAAATCTGAGTTAATAGAAGCTGTAGAAGAGTTTGCTGTTACCAATCATTTTGATTTGGAAGTATATGAAACAACAGGAAAAAATGACCCAAAAGAAATACAATCTATATATAAAGAATATAATCCCGAACGAATTATTGTAGCCGGCGGT is a window of Flavobacterium crocinum DNA encoding:
- the porN gene encoding type IX secretion system ring subunit PorN/GldN gives rise to the protein MKVRNFLIAIVAVAGILNVHAQSNLLNAKTADQIGIKTPAQMISDNDKPLAYGYVNDRDILMGKTVWEIIDLNEKINFPLYFPVDTVNIGPDRRSLYDVLTKGIKSGRITEVYTDSYFNTKKSIKDIEGSLSRIDTTDAGRELINQYPDDYRSRVVKKKVVTGKGKNKNVSYVEETVGPTRSVPAEYILKQDLTAADVNLYKIKGFWYFDKRQSELKYRLLGICPVTPDVYTMNSDEKDYIELFWVFFPNARDVLHEAKAFNDQNSALPISFDQILNSRRFNSVIYKEENVYGDREIKDYIKDNAQSQLLESERVKEKIRNFEEDMWNY
- a CDS encoding NAD(P)/FAD-dependent oxidoreductase: MLDYLIVGSGLAGISFAEVALKNNKSILLIDDKSQNSSRIAGGLYNPVILKRFSEVWNAKEHLVLMNEFYDQVEDKLKEKFNYKMPILRKFFSIEEQNNWFAASDKINLAPFLSTKLITKKYQGIDSPHNYGEVLHTGYVKTGQLLESYKAYLKDNNLLLEESFHSSFLEILDSGIQYKNIKARHIIFAEGFGMLKNPYFNYLPLDGTKGELFLIKAPDLKLDLIVNTSVFILPVGGNLYKVGATYNWHDKTDLPTEEGKQELVDRIKEIITCDFEIVKHFAGVRPTVADRRPLIGTHEAYSSIHVLNGLGTRGVMLGPALAKMLYEHIENGTPIDREADIKRFHKRYLKSITSDRH
- a CDS encoding DUF983 domain-containing protein, whose translation is MLKKGSKLNSILTGSCPKCQNESMYEDKNPLHLSKVLKMNENCSHCGFKYQIEPSFFYGAMYVSYGLNVAVGIAAFIVSFVFFGASIEQAFIAIILTLIILFPFVLRLSRNLYINMFVSYDPNAGRK
- a CDS encoding ABC-F family ATP-binding cassette domain-containing protein translates to MLNIHNLSVSFGGTYLFEEVTFRLGAGDRVGLVGKNGAGKSTMLKMLAGDFKPDSGVISQEKDIKMGFLRQDIDFEQGRTVLEEAYEAFTEIKVVEKKLEEINHQLVTRTDYESEEYAKIIEDLSDYTHRFELLGGYNYVGDTEKILLGLGFKREVFNNQTETFSGGWRMRIELAKLLLQSNDVLLLDEPTNHLDIESIIWLENFLRNYPGVVVIVSHDKMFLDNVTNRTIEISLGKAYDFNKPYSQYLELRHEIREKQLATQKNQQKKIEETEKLIEKFRAKASKASMAQSLIKKLDKVERIEVDEDDNSVMNISFPVSKEPGKVVIEAEDVTKAYGDKTILKDISLLVERGSKIAFVGQNGQGKSTFIKALVNEFEYEGNIKLGHNVQLGYFAQNQAEHLDGEITLLQTMEDAATDTNRMKVRDMLGAFLFRGDDVEKKVKVLSGGERNRLALCKLLLQPINVLLMDEPTNHLDIKSKNVLKAALQKFGGTLLLVSHDRDFLQGMSNIVYEFKDQKIREYLGDINFFLEQRNMENMREVEKKDVVKNAPAAKEKEASKLSYEDQKKGKSLQNRLSKIESQIQQLEKQIQHDDKMLETNYDKHIEDASFFTAYNKKKQDLEQLLIDWEVVSEEIDSFNG
- a CDS encoding App1 family protein, whose translation is MKPILQLYRGYANEQELIVMGHVLKKEHNYDFERKKIKNATSILKLFRIKTIKNFDVYLHHNNEIIHTKTLDDGYFNFCIPLEKETHFGWMSYEVSLKYNNQTTVCKGSFIRPHKGKLGIISDIDDTFLISHTKNFFRKLYILLFKNVNDRKVFKDVVTHYQALSQAGRDKPEEENAFFYISSSEWNLYRFIAKFTKIHKLPKAVILLKDIRRGITDFFMSGRGSHDHKFQKIKHVVEFYPTLKYVLLGDDSQHDPILYERICKIFPVTVIAVYIRQTGKSPKSEVQKILKNLESLNVSVCYFKESSKAIEHSKSIGIIR